The uncultured Bacteroides sp. DNA segment CTGACGGTGAAGCTGGTTTTAAGGCTTTTCTTAAAAATAAATACGATCTGTGTGTGTTTGATGTGATGATGCCGAAGAAAGACGGTTTCACATTGGCTCAAGAGGTCCGTGCTGCAAATGCGGAAATTCCTATTATCTTCTTGACTGCTAAAACTTTAAAAGAAGATATCCTTGAAGGTTTTAAGATTGGTGCGGATGATTATATTACGAAACCATTTAGTATGGAGGAATTGACATTTAGAATAGAAGCAATTCTGAGACGCGTTCATGGAAAGAAAAATAAAGAGAGCAACGTCTATAAGATTGGAAAGTTCTCTTTTGACACTCAAAAGCAGATTTTATCAAGCGAGGGGAAGCAAACGAAGCTTACTACCAAAGAATCTGAATTATTAGGATTACTTTGTGCGCATGCAAATGAGATATTACAACGTGATTTTGCATTGAAGACTATTTGGATAGATGACAATTATTTCAATGCACGTAGTATGGATGTGTATATTACGAAACTGCGTAAGCATCTTAAGGAAGATGATTCTATTGAAATCATTAATATTCACGGAAAGGGCTATAAACTGATTACCCCGGAACCTGAAGTTTAATGGATATGAACATCATAAAAAAAGGCCGAAAGAAATTCTTTCGGCCTTTTTTTATGATGTCAAAAAGCGTTAGTCAGTAATTCTTTTATTAAGAATAATATAAGAAACGATTCCTATTACGACCA contains these protein-coding regions:
- a CDS encoding response regulator transcription factor, which translates into the protein MDEKLRILLCEDDENLGMLLREYLQAKGYSAELFPDGEAGFKAFLKNKYDLCVFDVMMPKKDGFTLAQEVRAANAEIPIIFLTAKTLKEDILEGFKIGADDYITKPFSMEELTFRIEAILRRVHGKKNKESNVYKIGKFSFDTQKQILSSEGKQTKLTTKESELLGLLCAHANEILQRDFALKTIWIDDNYFNARSMDVYITKLRKHLKEDDSIEIINIHGKGYKLITPEPEV